ACCTTGGCGGCCACTTCTTCACTGGAACCTTTGAGAGCCAGCGCCAAGTCTTTGCTGTCGACCTCGCGGAGAACTTGTTGAATAGCCCTGTCATCAAGCTGCACAATGTCCTCAAAGACAAACATCCTTTTCTTGATTTCTTCCGCCAGTTCCGGATCCTGTATCTCCAGGGATTCCATAATGGTTTTTTCCGTAGTTCGGTCCACCCTGTTCAGAATGTCTACCACATTCTGCACGCCTCCGGCGCTGGTAAAGTCCTCGGATACAACGGAAGAAAGCTTGCGTTCCAGCACGCGTTCTATTTCCCTGATTATTTCCGGCGAAGTACGGTCCATAATAGCGACCCGACGGGCCACATCAGCCTGTCTTTCTGCCGGTAGTGCTCCCAAAATAGCCGCCGCCTGTTCAGGCTCTAAATAAGCAATAATCAATGCAATGGTCTGCGGGTTTTCCGACTGGATGAAGTTTAATAACTGGGAAGGATCGGTTTTTCTCACAAAATCAAAGGGTTTTACTTGTAGGGTGGCCGTTAACCGGTTAATTATCTCCAGGGCTTTCTGGTTGCCCAGGGCCTTTTCCAAGACTTCTTTGGCATAATCTATGCCCCCGGAGGCAATATACTCCTTTGCTACCAACAGCTCGTGAAACTCGTTAATAATTTCCTCTTTCACTTCTGTAGGTACCTTACGTATGTTGGCTATTTCCAAGGTTAACTGCTCTATATCCTCGTCCCTTAAATGCTTAAATATTTGCGCTGATATTTCAGGGCCTAGGGAAATGAGTAAAATTGCAGCTTTTTGCTTTCCCGTTAAGCCTTTCGCCATTTATTCCACCTCTATTCTTCAGCCAACCAGGTTTTTAAGAGTTGCGCCACATCTGCCGGATTCTCCCCGGCAACTTTCTCTACCTGCTCCTTAATCCTGATCTTCTCTTTCTCTTCCGGTGTAAGTTCTTTTTCTTCGATTTCAATTATCTCTTCCATCGCCTTCAGCGGCAATGGCGTAGTAGCTATTTCTCCCAGTTCTTCCAGTTGTTCTTTTTTCAACATTCTCACTCTTAAAATTACAGCAACTATAATCAACAACAGTACAGCGCCCAACGACCCGAACAGGATAATGGTCTGTTTCCGGTCTGCCTGAGCCATCTCTCTGGCCATTTCCTGCTGATATTCGGTATTAAAGGGCATACCGATGACCGAAACCTGATCTCCCCTGGCTTTGTTGATTCCTGCTGCGTTCACAACAGCCTCTTCAATGGCTTTCTGCTGCTGCTGGTTTATGGCCTTATCTATCATTACGGAAACCGAGAGTCTCTTTACACTGCCCGGTGCAACCGTTTGAACCGTTTCTTCCTTATCATGGACATAGTTTCTGATCACATCGCTGCTGGAACTTTGGCTGTTGCTGTTTCCTCCCGTTGCCACATATCCGGGAATGTTACCGGCTGTTCCCGGCGTATTTTGCGGGGTGGCAGTGTTTGAGCTGCTGGAACTCTGTTCAGTTTTTTGTTCGCTTAAAACATGCTTGTCTCCATAGTTTTCCGTTTTCTTTTGTATCTGGTCAAAGTCAAGCTCTGCCCTGACGCGGCAAACAACCTTGCCAATACCGACCACTTTCTCCAGCATCGACTGCAAGGAACGCTGTAAATCTGCCTGGAAGGTTTTCTGTATTTCCAGTTGGGTCATGGAAAGTTTTTGCTGTTGGGCCTCTTTGCTAAAATCCAGCGATTCACTGAGAATATTGCCGTTCATATCCACTACTGTGACATTTTCGGGAGAAAGGCCCTCAACACTGTTAGCCACTAGCTTTACTAATCCTTTGACCTGGTTTTCATCTAAAGTTTTGGTAGGTTTTAACTGCAACCATACTGCAGCTGTGGCATTTTTCTGTTCTTCCAAAAAAAGAGAAGGTTCGGGTAGGACTATGTGGACGCGAGCCTTATCCACTTCGGAAAA
The Thermincola ferriacetica DNA segment above includes these coding regions:
- the fliG gene encoding flagellar motor switch protein FliG; its protein translation is MAKGLTGKQKAAILLISLGPEISAQIFKHLRDEDIEQLTLEIANIRKVPTEVKEEIINEFHELLVAKEYIASGGIDYAKEVLEKALGNQKALEIINRLTATLQVKPFDFVRKTDPSQLLNFIQSENPQTIALIIAYLEPEQAAAILGALPAERQADVARRVAIMDRTSPEIIREIERVLERKLSSVVSEDFTSAGGVQNVVDILNRVDRTTEKTIMESLEIQDPELAEEIKKRMFVFEDIVQLDDRAIQQVLREVDSKDLALALKGSSEEVAAKVSRNMSKRAADMLREDMEYMGPVRLRDVEEAQQRIVNVIRKLEEAGEIVIARGGGDEIIV
- the fliF gene encoding flagellar basal-body MS-ring/collar protein FliF, whose product is MGEYLLQLKTKIVGLWNNMTRNQKIVIIVSALFLVGTLAVLVRGATRPDYAPLFTQLDPQDAGKTVEWLKENKIPYQLADGGTTILVPSKDVDQTRISLSSEGYPTGGVVGFEAFDQTKFGETDTDRRARFIRALQGELTRTIERFSEVDKARVHIVLPEPSLFLEEQKNATAAVWLQLKPTKTLDENQVKGLVKLVANSVEGLSPENVTVVDMNGNILSESLDFSKEAQQQKLSMTQLEIQKTFQADLQRSLQSMLEKVVGIGKVVCRVRAELDFDQIQKKTENYGDKHVLSEQKTEQSSSSSNTATPQNTPGTAGNIPGYVATGGNSNSQSSSSDVIRNYVHDKEETVQTVAPGSVKRLSVSVMIDKAINQQQQKAIEEAVVNAAGINKARGDQVSVIGMPFNTEYQQEMAREMAQADRKQTIILFGSLGAVLLLIIVAVILRVRMLKKEQLEELGEIATTPLPLKAMEEIIEIEEKELTPEEKEKIRIKEQVEKVAGENPADVAQLLKTWLAEE